The genomic window TGCCGTCCTTGTTCAGGTCGGAGGGCGAGACGTTCAGGCCGGTCAAGGTGCGGAATCCGTTCGCCGTGAGCGCCTTCGCGGTGGCCGAGCGCGACAGCCTGGGCAGCCGCTGCCGACCACCCTGGGGGTCGCCGTGGATCGTGCTCGCCTCGAGGCGCGCCCGCACGTGCGCGAACACGAGCTCCGGCTCGAGCACGGGGTGGGTGCCCGGGGGCGGAGGGGTGGCCATGTGTCCACTGTGGCAGGGCCTGCGTCGCGCGGTCAGGCCCAGTTCGGGGCCGACCCGGTCAGGGGTGGTGGCGCCTCCTCGACGCTGTCATCATGCCGGGAGGCAGCGCGGTCGCCGGCCCACGCCGCCCTCCCGACGTGCCGGCGACACGACCGAGGGAGCACTCGATGTCCGTCCAGCTCACGCCGTATCTCGCGTTCCGCACCCAGACCCGCGAGGCGCTCGACTTCTACGCCTCCGTGTTCGGTGGCGTCCCCACCTACAGCTCGTACAGCGAGTACGGCATGGGCGGCCAGGGGGAGGGCGACAAGATCATGCACGGGCAGCTCGCGACCCCGCACGGGCTCCTCCTCATGGCGGCCGACCGGCCCGACTCGGTCCCCCTCGAGAGCGAGAACGCGATCTCGCTCTCGCTCTTCGGAGCAGCCGAGGACGAGGACCGGCTGACCGGCTGGTTCGCCGCGCTCGCCGAGGGCGGCACGGTCCACGAGCAGCTCGCGAAGGCGCCGTGGGGTGACAGCTTCGGCCAGCTCGACGACCGGTTCGGCATCCACTGGATGGTGAACATCGGCGGCACGGCCGCCTGAGGGTCCGCGATGATGGACGGATGGACGACTCCGCGCGCTGCCCCTGCCTGAGCGGCGAGACGTACGGCGCCTGCTGCGGGCCCCTGCACGCGCACGTCGTGCCGGCTCCGACTGCCGAACGGCTGATGCGCTCGCGATACTCGGCGTTCGTGGTGGGCGACGCCGGGTGGCTGCTCGAGACGTGGCACCCGTCGACGCGCCCGGACGAGCTCGAGCTCGACCCCACGGTGCGCTGGTTCCGGCTCGACGTGCTGCGGACCGACCGCGGCGGACCGCTCGACGACCGCGGCGTGGTCGAGTTCGCCGCGCACCACCGGGTCGACGGCGTCGCCGAGGTGCAGCGCGAGGTCAGCCGCTTCGTGCGCGACCGCTCGCGTCGGTGGCTCTACGTCGACGGCGTGCCCGGCTAGCCGGCGGGTTGCCGTCGCCCGCGGCGGGTGTGTTCGGCATGCGGCGGGTTCCCGTCGTCGGTGGCGGGTGGGCGCTGACCCGCCGGGAGCTGCGGGAGCCCGCCGACTTCGGCAGTGGCCCGGCGTCTGGGGCCCAGGCGAGCGCGCGCAGGAGGTGCGGATGCGGCGACGAGGAGGCGGTTGCAGCTGCAGCTAGGGCTGCGGGGTGCCCTGCGAGTGGGCGTCGGGGTCGAGCTGCCCGCCCGTCGACGCTCGGCCGAGGGCGTGGGCGAGCTCGGCGAACGCCTCCTGCGACCGAGCCGCGCCGAGCGCGCCGCCCTTGACGAGGCCGGTGCCGAGGTCCCGGCTGAGGCGCACGACGAGCCGGCCGGAGTCGTCGACGAAGTACTGCAGCCAGAGCACGACGTGGAAGGCCTTGCCGGCGAAGACCCCCAGGAACAGCGTCTTGGTGAGATCGCCGCGCACGGCCTTGGTGCTGCCGTTCGGCATCTGCTCGAGCCGGAAGCCCTGCGCCTGGGCCACGTGGTCGACGAGCCTGCGCGAGTCGTCGTGCGGGCC from Frigoribacterium sp. PvP032 includes these protein-coding regions:
- a CDS encoding VOC family protein; translation: MSVQLTPYLAFRTQTREALDFYASVFGGVPTYSSYSEYGMGGQGEGDKIMHGQLATPHGLLLMAADRPDSVPLESENAISLSLFGAAEDEDRLTGWFAALAEGGTVHEQLAKAPWGDSFGQLDDRFGIHWMVNIGGTAA
- a CDS encoding YchJ family protein; this translates as MDDSARCPCLSGETYGACCGPLHAHVVPAPTAERLMRSRYSAFVVGDAGWLLETWHPSTRPDELELDPTVRWFRLDVLRTDRGGPLDDRGVVEFAAHHRVDGVAEVQREVSRFVRDRSRRWLYVDGVPG